DNA from Synechococcus sp. CBW1108:
GGTTGGAGATATTGCTCATCCGATGCCGATGCCGTCATCACCACCTTGATGGCACCTTTTTTGGGGTCGTCATCGTGCCAGTCAGGGCGCAGGGCAACGATTGCCTCATAGAGGCGGGCACAGATATCTCTGCTCATCGCCACCACCATCGCCTTGCCTGGTTGGGTGCGTGAGCGTTGCTCAAAGTGGGCAATCAAATCTGCTGCCACTTGCTGTAGGCGTGGTTCAGCGCCCACCAGTGCTTCCAGTGCTGCCCACCTGCTCTTTGCCCGTTCAGCAGCAGGAATGTCGTCTTCATCTGAGAAGAGTTCATTCACCTGCTCATCCACCTGGGGGAGCAGTGGTTCCTTGAGCGCCAGTTTTGCCAGGCGGGATTCGTAGTAGATCGGCACCGTGGCACCGTCTTCCACTGCCTGCTGAATGTCGTAGACGGAGACGTAGTGCCCGAAGACCGCCTGGGTGTCACGGTCGTCTTGGGAGATAGGTGTTCCCGTGAACGCAAGGAAGGTCGCCTGGGGCAGGGCATCTCTGAGTGCCTTTGCCAACCCGTATTTGATCTCCCCTGTCTTGGTGTCGAAGCGACCCTTGAACCCGTATTGGGTGCGGTGCGCTTCGTCGCAGATCACCACGACGTTGTGGCGGTCGGTGAGGGCAGGGAACTTGTCTTCTTCAGGGTCGGTGGCGAACTTCTGAATGGTGGTGAAGATGATGCCGCCACTGGGTCGGTTGCCCAGTAGTTCCCTGAGTTCTTGGCGACTGTCTGCCTGCTTAGGGGGTTCACCCAATAGGTCACCCGCCCCAGCAAAGACCCCGAACAGTTGACCATCCAGGTCTTGGCGGTCTGTGACCATCACCAGGGTCGGATTCTCCAGGCGTGGATCGGTGAGCAACTTGCCCGCCAGACACGCCATCTCAATGCTCTTGCCAGCACCTTGGGTGTGCCAGACCACCCCGCCCTTCTTATCGCCGTCAGGTTTGCTTGCTTCCACCACCCGCTCCACTGCTGCTTGAACGGCGTGGAACTGGTGGTAGGCAGCGATCTTTTTGATGATCTGCCCGTCTTCCTCAAACAGACAGAAGGAGCGGATGAAATCCAGAAGACGCCCCTTGTCGAACATCCCTCGCACCAAGGTCTCCAGATCACGGTGAGCACCCAGTGGATCGAGGTCGTTCTCCCCTGAGATCGTGCGCCACCGCAGGAATCGCTCTCGATCAGCAGTCAGCGAACCGACCCGTGCCTGGATGCCATCGCTGATCACCAGCAGCACATTGGGCGTGAAGAGGTCTGGGATGTCTTGCTTGTAGGTCTGGAGTTGGTTGAACGCCGCCCAGATGTCTGCTTTCTCATCGGCAGGGTTCTTCAGTTCGATCACTGCCAGGGGCAAACCGTTCAGGTAGACCACCACATCAGGGCGGCGGTTGTGCTTGCTGCCCTGGATCGCCAACTGGTTCACCACCAACCAGTCGTTGGAGGCAGAGTCGTCGAATCCGATGACCTTGAGACGGATGCCAACCTGCTGGTTCCCATCCATATAGGTGATGGGCAAACCCTGGGTCATCCAGCGGTGGAACTGACGGTTGGATGCCAGCAGACCAGGCACGTTGGGATTCGCCAGTTGGAGCACCGCTGACTCGATGGTGCTCTCTGGAACTTCTGGGTTCAGGCGCTGGAGTGCTGAACGGAGTCGCCCAGTGAGGATGACCTGCCTGAAGTCGGTGCGTTCTGGGGAGGTGCCGTCGCTATCGAGTTGGGGGGCGAAGACGTGGGTGTATCCCAGTTCCGTGAACCACTCACAGCACTGCTGCTCCAGATGGTCTTCTGTGATAAGTGCCATCAGACCCCAACCTCCTCAATCATCCGCTGGGCATCGGGGATTCGGATTTCACCTGAGATGAGTTTGGGGAGGAGGGCGTCTCGTATGGAAGAGAGACGAACCGAATATTCGCAACCCATCTTTATACGTTCAATGAGTGAATAAAACTGAATGTCAAACTCCTTCAGCAAGCGTGGCGTAGGTATGGCGATTGGGAACTCGCACATATCCCCCCAACTTGTTCTCGGCATCCTGGTTCCTGTGGATGCTGCGACCGTGAAATCAATAAATGGGTCACTTGCCAATAAGCAACAGATAAAACCAGTGCCACTGTCTCCCTTCTTCCTTGTGACAACGATGTCTGTGGAGCACACTCCATCAAACTGAGCGTAACCTGTCTTTTTGAAATATGGTCGCAGTTTCCCGTAGAGAATATCGCCTTCTCTGAATCTATTCTTGTTACTCTCCAGTTCCTCTGCTTCCCCTGACTCGCCAAGGCAAATGCTGCCTCGGGGCATATGCTCTAATCCTATATAGCGATCAGTTGAATCCATCTCGCCTGGTTTCGCTGTTTCTCTGGGATTTAGTGCGACCTCGTCAAGTGAACCAGTTCTCCATCCACTCGGTATCTCACCCAGTTCTGAATCTTCAAATGAATCAGGGAATAGATCGCTGATTTCTGCTGGCAATCCAGTGGATCGACCTTCTGCCTTTGCTCTGACTGAATCGAAATCCACAAACCACGACTTGAAGAGCGCCTTTGCCATCGCCTCCAAGGTTTCGTTGGTCTTGCGGTTGAGTTCGATCTTGCCGTCAAGGGTGCCGAGGATATGGGCGATTGCCGTGCGCTCTTCAGGATTTGAGTGCCAAAATATTTCCTTCTTGTTCAAGTGCCCCATCGTTATCTGGGGTTGCGCTGAACCAGTCGTTACATCAGTAAAATCTGTATTAAGTAGCGAGTAATAGAGATACTTGCTTGACTGTTGACTCTGACTGGGGAGAACTATCGCCATTGCGTTATTTGAAATATGCGCCCTGCCACCAGACCACTGAACAAGACCGCATCCATTGCCTCTACAGGTCACCAGCGGTTGTGCTTCTTCGTATGTAGCATTCTGGGTATACCCTAAGATTCCATTGGCACCCCAGACGGGCACTTTTGAGTGCTCAGTCGGTCTTTCGCTGAGTTCATTTGGTGATGTATAGCGACCTTGTTTGATCTGGGCAATCTTCTCAATCTGTCTAAGTTCACTCATATCCCAACCTCCTCAGATTCTCAGAAATCTGCTGATCCAACCTTGCTCCTTCTTCCTGTTGCTGCTTGAGCAACCCAGTTAGGCGCTTCATCTTCTCATCAAATGCCTCACCATCGTCTTCAACATCCGCTGCACCCACATAACGACCAGGCGTGAGCACAAAACCATTCTTCTCGATCTCTTCTAACTTGGCGTTGTAGCAGAAACCAGCGACATCCTCATAAGCATCAGACACCTCACCATCACCACGCCAGGCGTGAACGGTGTCTCCAATCTTGGCAATATCCTCATTCGTCAACACTCGCTCAACCCGTGTCTTCATCGTGCCCATCTGGCGGGCATCAATGAACAGCGTCTCTCCACGGCGATCTCGACCACGCTGGGTCTTGTCATTCGTCAGGAACCAAAGGCAGACAGGAATCTGAGTGTTGAGGAACAACTGCCCAGGCAGAGCAACCATCACCTCAACCACATCACCACGCACCATCGCCTCACGGATCTGCCCCTCACCACTTTGGTTGGAACTCATTGATCCGTTTGCCAGCACTACACCTGCTTCACCACCAGGGCGTAGTTTCCAGAGCATATGTTGTAACCAGGCATAGTTCGCATTGCCTACAGGTGGTCTCCCATAAACCCAGCGTGGATCACTTTCGTATTTCTCACCACCCCAATCCGAAATGTTGAACGGTGGGTTAGCAAGGATGTAGTCAAACTTCTGATCTGGGAACTGGTCTCTGGCAAAGGTGTCAGCAGGTTCCTGACCCAGATCAGCAGCAAAACCACGAATCGCCAGGTTCATCGCTGCCAACCGCC
Protein-coding regions in this window:
- a CDS encoding restriction endonuclease subunit S, with protein sequence MSELRQIEKIAQIKQGRYTSPNELSERPTEHSKVPVWGANGILGYTQNATYEEAQPLVTCRGNGCGLVQWSGGRAHISNNAMAIVLPSQSQQSSKYLYYSLLNTDFTDVTTGSAQPQITMGHLNKKEIFWHSNPEERTAIAHILGTLDGKIELNRKTNETLEAMAKALFKSWFVDFDSVRAKAEGRSTGLPAEISDLFPDSFEDSELGEIPSGWRTGSLDEVALNPRETAKPGEMDSTDRYIGLEHMPRGSICLGESGEAEELESNKNRFREGDILYGKLRPYFKKTGYAQFDGVCSTDIVVTRKKGDSGTGFICCLLASDPFIDFTVAASTGTRMPRTSWGDMCEFPIAIPTPRLLKEFDIQFYSLIERIKMGCEYSVRLSSIRDALLPKLISGEIRIPDAQRMIEEVGV
- a CDS encoding type I restriction endonuclease subunit R; translation: MALITEDHLEQQCCEWFTELGYTHVFAPQLDSDGTSPERTDFRQVILTGRLRSALQRLNPEVPESTIESAVLQLANPNVPGLLASNRQFHRWMTQGLPITYMDGNQQVGIRLKVIGFDDSASNDWLVVNQLAIQGSKHNRRPDVVVYLNGLPLAVIELKNPADEKADIWAAFNQLQTYKQDIPDLFTPNVLLVISDGIQARVGSLTADRERFLRWRTISGENDLDPLGAHRDLETLVRGMFDKGRLLDFIRSFCLFEEDGQIIKKIAAYHQFHAVQAAVERVVEASKPDGDKKGGVVWHTQGAGKSIEMACLAGKLLTDPRLENPTLVMVTDRQDLDGQLFGVFAGAGDLLGEPPKQADSRQELRELLGNRPSGGIIFTTIQKFATDPEEDKFPALTDRHNVVVICDEAHRTQYGFKGRFDTKTGEIKYGLAKALRDALPQATFLAFTGTPISQDDRDTQAVFGHYVSVYDIQQAVEDGATVPIYYESRLAKLALKEPLLPQVDEQVNELFSDEDDIPAAERAKSRWAALEALVGAEPRLQQVAADLIAHFEQRSRTQPGKAMVVAMSRDICARLYEAIVALRPDWHDDDPKKGAIKVVMTASASDEQYLQPHHTTKQQKKDLEKRFKDPADPLKIVLVRDMWLTGFDAPCLATMYVDKPMKGANLAQAIARVNRVFKDKPGGLVVDYIGIAPQLKEALATYTASKGKGLPTIDTSEAVRILKEKLQVARDLLHPIDWSGFRDPKTAMALLPNCLDHILELPDGKQRYCDTVLAMTKAFALCGTLDEAMALNDEVTFLQAIRAPLVKGDGTDGGDGGAPKNVDFQLRQLMSDALVADGITDVFKVAGLQKPDLSILSDQFLAEVSKIPQKNLAVELLQRFPRFQERCHPFDPSIRGLEDMTNAPIQRGR